gtatttataagaaccatttttgtttgagttttagaggaatcattaccatctcttgtaagtgtgcaagaaaattataaaataacgtcttgatttgaaatcttaaatctgtagaagtaaaatatggaaattttacattgagtttcaagcaattttcaggatcagtgcgccttctacaccctcaagaagtgaagtcggtttatatggaggcattaccaaatggaccgataaaaacttaatccgatacacgtttttgtgagcctaaaataccagaatatttacaatttcaggcaaatcagataaaaactacggtttcgttcttatgggggctatactaaaatatggaccgatactcaccgttttcggcacacatctttatgacccgaaaatacttctagatttccaatttcaggcaaataggataaaaacttcggattctagaagtccaagaagtaaaatcgggaaatcggtctatatgggggctataccaaaatatggaccaatactcgccattttcggcacacctctttatggtcctaaaatacctctagatttccaatttcagacaaattggataaaaactacggtttctataagcccaagaaataaaatcgggagatcggtctatatgggggctataccaaaatatggaccgatactcacaatttttggcacacgtatttgtggtcctacaatacctctagatttccaatttcaggtaaattgaataaaaactgcggtttctatacgcccaagaagtaaaatcgggagatcggtatataagggggctataccaaaatatggaccgatactcacaatttttggcacacgtatttgtggtcctacaatacctctagatttccaatttcaggtaaattgaataaaaactgcggtttctatacgcccaagaaataaaatcgggagatcggtctatatgggggctataccaaaatatggaccgatactcacaatttttggcacacgtatttgtggtcctacaatacctctagatttttaatttcaggtaaattgaataaaaactgcggtttctgtaagcccaagaagtaaaatcgggagatcggtctatatgggggctataccaaaacatggaccgatactcaccatttttggcacacctctttatggtcataaaatacctctagatttcaaatttcagacaaattggataaaaacaacgatttctataagcccaagaccccaaatcgggaggtcggtttatatggggactatatcaaaacctggaccgatatagcccatcttcgaacttgacctgcctgcagacaaaagacgagtttgtgcaaaatttcagcacgattgcttcattattgaagactgtagcgtgattacaacagacagacggacatcgttatatcgtcttagaatttctccctgatcaaggatatatatactttatatagacggaaatcgatatttcgatgttttacaaacggattgacgaacttattatacccccgtcaccattctatggtggtgggtataaaaatgcatgaaattatacgtatttgttgcaaattttatcataacttgatggggaaaagcccaaagcaaattttcacaaagtttgtattccttaaaatggattattagagaaaagtaatcgtgaaaaaatgacgtttttagcggctaaactcgaacttaatacccacctttagccgctaaaaacttcattttttcacgattacttttctttaataatccaatttaaggaatacaaactttgtgaaaatttgctttgggcttttccccttcaagttataataaaatttgcaacaaatatgtataatttcatgcatttttcttactgatttagttttcactatagcgattttagcggctaaactcgaacttaatacccaccttaaactcgaacttaatatccacctaaagatatgaaaaatatttgattttgaattcctgctttaaaattaaattaaacgctCGCAGATGTGTACTGACAATCGCTACAATTGCGTTTACACGCATAGTCGCTACGTCGCCAACGATTGCCAAACACGGAGTACATAGCCGCATTTCAATTATCGAACGGCATTCGCCTCTCAGTTGTCATAGCACATGGAAGATTGGTATGAAATGTTctcttttcaattttgttaaagaTAAATTGTGATGTAAACATACGAAATTCGGCAAAAAATCCGCTAAATACCAATGTCTTTTCAGCTTCTGAGGTTTGTCCTTCAACCGCCCGTTCAATTTGCACCGAATGTTCATAGAATCGGTGTTACTTCCCTAAGACAACGAGGAATTTTTGCCAGCGCATCATCATCGCTTGCATCAGTAGACGAAAGACAAAGTAAAAGTGACGAAATAAATTCCATTGCCGGTAGAAGAAGTGGTGGTGTGTCATCTGTATTGTACAACTCGCGACGTTTTAAGAGTGCTCAAGCCAAAGAAGTTAAACCTTCAGTTGTTTGGGGTTCCAAGAAAACCAAGCGGAACGTAAGATTACAACTCAAAGACATCATGAGCAATCCAGATATTGAGGTGCAATTGGCTCCATTAAGGGCAGCCGTCCAGGAACAAGGCAATTTGGTAAGGGAGTTGAAAGCCAATGGAGCACCCGAAATTGATGTTAAAAAAGCTGTGGCGGAATTAAAACTTCGAAAGAAGGTGCTGGAGGATAAAGAATTGGAATTGACCCCCTCTGTGGTGAGCTTTGATCGTTCGAAAATGGAAGATTTGTTGAAACGACGTTTCTTCTATGATCAAAGTTTTGCAATTTATGGAGGTATTACGGGCCAATACGATTTTGGACCCATGGGTTGTGCTCTGAAATCAAATATCTTGAGTTTGTGGCGTCAATTCTTCAGTCTGGAGGAACAAATGTTAGAAGTGGATTGCTCAATTCTAACCCCAGAACCTGTACTTAAGGCCTCTGGCCATGTGGATCGTTTTGCCGATTTAATGGTAAAAGATTGCAAGACTGGTGAATGCTTCCGTTTGGACCATTTGATAAAGAATGCCTTGGAAAAATTGTCCCGCGAGAAAACAGCCACAGCCCAGTTAAAAGCCGAATGTGAGGATATTGTTATTAAGCTGGATGGTATGAACAAACAAGAGATGGCTGATGTCTTGACAAAATACAACATCAAATCCCCTTTAACCGGCAATGATTTGACAGAACCTATTGAATTCAATCTCATGTTCGCCACTCAAATTGGACCCACTGGTTTGGTCAAGGGTTTCTTGCGTCCCGAGACGGCCCAAGGTATATTTGTTAACTTCAAACGTTTACTGGAATTTAATCAAGGCAAATTGCCCTTTGCTGTGGCCCAAATTGGTAACTCTTTCCGTAatgaaatttcaccacgatctggCTTAATTCGTGTACGTGAATTTACCATGGCcgaaatagaacatttttgtgatccCAGCCAAAAGGATCATccgaaatttgaaaatgttgctGCCACACAAATGACTTTGTACTCTGCCTGCAATCAAATGGATGGAAAATCGGCTCAAAAGATCACAATCGGAGATGCAGTGAAATCAGGATTGGTAGCCAATGAAACCTTGGGCTATTATATGGCTCGCATTCATCAGTTTTTGCTAACTATTGGTATTAAGTCGGAATGTTTGAGATTCCGTCAACACATGAGCAATGAAATGGCCCATTATGCATGTGATTGCTGGGATGCTGAATGCTTGACCAGCTACGGTTGGGTTGAGTGTGTTGGATGTGCTGATCGTTCAGCTTATGATTTGGGACAGCATATGGCGGCAACTGGTGTTCGATTGGTAGCTGAAAAACGTTTGCCAGCTCCAAAAACAATCGAAGTTTCAGAAATTGTACCCAATAAACAAGCTTTGGGTAAAACATTCAAAAAAGACGCTAAAACCATAACAGATGCTCTGGCTAAACTGTCATTGGATGATGTCAAAGGGGTCGAACAACAATTGAATGACACCAAGGAGTATACTTTAAACACTGCAGAGGGTGCATCGTTTAAACTTACTGCCGATACAATTGCCGTAAAGCATTCTTCGAAAACAGTGCATGTTGAGGAGATTATACCAAGTGTTGTGGAACCCTCATTTGGAATTGGTCGTATTATGTACGCTTTGCtggaacaaaatttcctttgtcgTGATGGGGACGAACAACGATGCTATTTTACCCTGCCCTCGGTAGTTGCCCCATTGAAATGCTCCATCTTGCCTTTGTCCAATAATCAAGAATTCCAACCCTATACACGTCAGCTATCTTCGGCTCTAACAAAGGCTGAACTATCACACAAAGTCGATGATTCAAGTGGTTCAATTGGCCGTCGTTATGCTCGTACAGATGAAATTGCTATACCATTTGGTATTACTGTTGATTTTGATACCCTGAAGGAACCCCACACCGTCACCCTGAGAGACCGTAATAGTATGAAACAAGTTCGTATGGATATTAGTGAAGTAGTTGAAGTGGTTAAAGACTTGTCAACTGGCAAATTGGAATGGGCTCAAGTTTTGGCAAAGTATCCCTTATTCGAACAACAAGAAGCCACAACTAAATAAAAcgattatgatgatgatgatgctgctgCGAAGTGTTAGTGGGGCCTAGCATAACTAcgatttatgttttatttattttatactatatcgttttgtttttctcatttttcACGAACTTTCCCTTTTTTTATAATATGCTTATATCAagacaaaatatatatgaagcgcatttataaaataaataaaaaagtgtctgatagtaaatttttaataaagagagcgAATTTCAGCATATAACGATTTCAAAAGCTTAATTGATATTTGgtttaattaatatttctgaGATATATTGAGACTGCCGTTTGGGCTATAGGTTGAATTCTGATATTGCAACATTTACAGAATTGTGAGAATATGATTTTTAAAGAGGTCGTCTTTTTCAAATTGGGAAAGTCGAGCTTATACAAATTTGGAAGTCGGCTTTAGAATTTTGGTATTATTGAAGATTCGATCATGTCTACATCACATTTCCCTTCCAACTAAAGTCGAGTTTTCAATTTCGTCTCTTAAAATCGATCTTGGTCACTAAAAAGGGACCATCGTGGTGgccgtcttgcatacaaagggtttcgaccaacccccaaaaagtttttcagcgatggaatatcccctctcagtaatgctggtaacatttcggaGTGTttaaaaacttctctaagtggttctacGTCAAAGTGAAACGCTGTTCTgacactatatctaacctaacctttggtatatttattatataaaatttttctttattttccttCAATTCAAAGTCGACTCCGATTTTATCCCATAAATTCGATTCTTTCACTATCAAAAGCTAATTTTGGTTTTGGGGATAATAAGCTAAAACAGCCGACATTTTCAAACTTTGGAAAAGataacttttcgattttttccaaattttaaaaaagttgtttATTCGACACttgcaaaagtcgactttttaaaaatttagatgACTTGACTTTCGTCTTTTGAATCAGTCAGCATGGGAAATCTAGAGTACATTCCCCTTCTTCGTTTCTTGTTAAAGGTAGATGTGTTGATATTGGACGATATTaactcaatttttaaaaaagtcgaaagttGATTTTGAAGATTATATGACTTCGTCTTCTGAATCAATCAGCATGTGAAAGGTAATGTTAGAGGCAATTGTTTGAGATTTAactcgatttttttaaaattcaaaagtAGATTTTGAAGATTACGAAATGTCGACTtcgaattattacaaattgtattTTCGACCTTTTTGCATCATTATAACATTCATTTCGCAGTGGTTTTGATCCTGATGACAGTTCCTAATAAGATTTGGTCGATAacaacaagtagttgttattgaagtaggtcggatggtattgcaaattgaccatatcggaccatttttaggtatagtccccatataaaccgtccccctgATTTAGTTTGCGCAGCcttttagaagagcaaaattcatctgatcggtttgaaatttggtacgtgatgttagtgtatGACCTCCAtgcgggtccataattatatatagccccatataaaaccccaaattttgcttgcgtaTCCTCTCGGAGAAAATTGCATGCgaaccctcatataaaccgatgcccagattttatCTCCGGAGGTACCTGGaaatgcaaatttcatcggatccggctaaaattttgtacgtgatgtcaatatgtggtctctaaccaccatgcaaaaattgaccaatatcggtccatataaaccgacgattgtggatgacagctttaagtagaagtttgtacgcagtccatggtggtgggtacataaaattcgcatGGCCGCACTTAAGTCGTATATACCTTTTAACTACATTAAAAATCTTTGACATGTATTGTCATGATTCCTTTATAACGTacattccaaatttcaggcaaatccgatGAAATTGCCACTATGAAAACGAAAACGCTATATACTGAAATATATTCTCTAAACCCTCAAGAATTTAGACTGGGATATTAGTTTATAACGGGCTGTCAATAGTACAGGATGGCGTTTATAATCAAAACAGGTAAAGGGACATGGTTAAGTCGCTTTGGAATTTCCGCCCGttgagaatatatattttatttggtaCGAAGTCAATATTACGGTGTTTTACATGACAACTTCTTGTAAGGGAAGAGtaaaaaattgcgaaatattaagaattcaaatcaataaacagagATAGTAGGTAGGGTAGATGATGATAATTTGGAGTCTTACTTACTATTCTCCCTATTGAGAGTATATATCGgaagtttttagttcttattGTGCCCTCATACGATAGAtgaggagggtataacaaattacatacatatgtatttaaAGATAATATGGTGAtcgatttttaatttgtaatcaTACTTACTATGCGATTTACATTCCAGTAGGTATCAAGAATCGAATCACCGACAGATCCATCCATATTTCTTACTTCCCAATGCTTTAAAAACAAGCATACGAATGTGATCTGGCTGAAATATCGACAGTAGCCATTCCATACGAGGAATAAACAAACTTACGGCTCCAATCTGTCTTAAGTATCGATACTAGGCGTTTACGAGCATGTACTAACTACCTATCTGTAAACTGTTCTTTGTCGTGATCTAGCATCAGGCGGTATATAGGAGTTGCATTGCTTCCAAAAACCATTGACActtagggatgccagacgtgctcttttaaagagcacatgtgctcttttttacaaaatgtgctcttaaaacaagacaggccaaaagagcacgcaaaagtgctctTTTTTAGCATCACaaccaatattaattaaatggtaaaagtaaactgaaaatatgtAAATGTCGCAATAAGAGATTTTCCTAgcttttattttctaattaaataatgttttactttatatatcagagtcgcAGAATAGCATGCCGATGTTGCctcttcactttgtactctgttctaaatgtaaacaaacttcttcaataacatttttcacaaaaacaccaaaaaatgacttacaaagtattgtaagaaaattagcttgagttgaaagtgggttattttatgtttatggtatGTACCTTTTtgcttaaatgtttatatgaattatatttcaattaaattaaatgtttttcttttatttgaaaaagggtGCTCTATTcttttcgtatgtgctctttttataagctgaatgtgctctttttgcctcttcaaaatctggcatccctattGACACTAAACATACTGTGAATTAGTTACAACGCGCTTTTTTTCTTTGCGAAATTTAAAAAGTAATTATAGGTTGATAATCTGTaaattcaacttcattgtttcgATGCagtaaaacattatttaaccaTTGATAAttcttttacaaaataaaatttgattttgttaaaaataagaaactgATAAAATgcgttttcaaaaaacaaaacagactTAAAATAATCTCTTCTTCTTTCAATGGAAATGGTGTTCcatatgacaaatattctatttgttgttattgtattcctgcgagaaaaaaatgtcaacattatCTTAAAACCAAGTATTTGGCAACAGTGATCGTTCTACATAAGATGTTGAAGGTAACACTGGCCAAAACAATGTGGTTAGTTAGTTTGCTGATATCgcattgaattttgcaataaaaaaataagaaaacgcGCACGAAAGTTccgttttgtataaaaaaaaaactatcggaagaaataaatttaaatttactacGTTCCATATCTAATATACAACGCAAATTAATGCACAGTGGAGTTGttacaaaatatgaaataggCCCACATGCCAATATAAGTGAAAAAATCACGTTTCCCCAACAGGAATAACGATTTTGcgacaattggtccatagctaATATCACTCAACTCAATCCTtcaatataaatatgaaatttcttGACTAATATAAGTATTGTGCTGAtttgtcaatagaaaaaaaattatttaaccgCGTGTTCAGTTCTCCCTCAGTCGGCAGGCGCAAGTTGTTGGTATTTTACTATCTCTGAATTTAAAAACATCGTCATCAAATGTGTGTTTATTAGCAGAGAagctttttatttgttttgaattcataaattgttattattttctaaCCACCCGCCACCctctatatatatagataattgTTTTGTGCGCGCCTTCGGGAAAGGTATCATGAACTACAATTGAAGaagaaaatgaattttaattgaatactcTTTCCAGATAAGACCTGACTAAAATCATAAAaccctaaaagaaaacagcaacaacaatgaaatacaTTTTAGTTACCGGTGGTGTTATCAGTGGTGTGGGCAAAGGGGTCATTGCCTCTTCATTTGGTACATTACTAAAATCATGTGGTTTGGATGTTACATCCATTAAAATCGATCCATACATAAATATAGATGCCGGTACTTTTTCACCATATGAGCATGGTAAGTACaatgtttaattttatgtttatattccTACATTCCTTTACAACTATTACTTCCAAACTGGTTTTTTAGTAGAATATTTCGCTAAACCAGAGTATCTATCTATCCATACAGTATTTTGTGCTGTggcgtttttcttttattttctgtttctgCGAAGGTCAAACATTGTGTATTATTTAATGTTGTTTTCACTTCatcgttttgttttctttctatCATCTATATCATATCCTATTAACGTGGTCTTCGTAAAGAaatgtgtatattttttgttattgttttcttcatgtgctttaGTTTTGGTTAAAAGCCAAAATAAATGTCGTCGTTTGTATAGTGCTTGAGGAGGTATGAACTACAGAAGAGTTCTCATTCATAACTAGGGAAACAAATTCCTCTCTGGTTACTCTTGAAACTGCAGACGAATAGGCATATCTTCATCGATTTATATGAAGCTCTCCTATATATGAATCGAACCAATTTGCATTacttattaaaaaatgttcatattttatacaaaatatctgTGCCATGTGTCAACTATCAACCATTTATACACATACGAGGGTGGTCAGATAAGAACTTAACCTATAGGAGAGTATTGCAAGATCAATATTATTAAtatgcataattatatagcctacCTTATTATGGTGGTTATGGTTCTGGTTAATTTAAACGTGGCATTGTCCACATATATAATTTCCATATATGCGAGAGTTGCCTTTTAAATTTTGGGATTggacattaggttaggttaggttaggttatgtggcagcccgatgtatcaggctcacttagactattcagtccattgtgataccacattggtgaacttctctcttatcactgagtgctgcccgattccatgttaagctcaatgataagggacctcctttttatagccgagtccgaacggcgttccacattgcagtgaaaccacttagagaagctttgaaaccctcagaaatgtcaccagcattactgaggtgggataatcca
This is a stretch of genomic DNA from Haematobia irritans isolate KBUSLIRL chromosome 4, ASM5000362v1, whole genome shotgun sequence. It encodes these proteins:
- the GlyRS gene encoding glycine--tRNA ligase; amino-acid sequence: MSFQLLRFVLQPPVQFAPNVHRIGVTSLRQRGIFASASSSLASVDERQSKSDEINSIAGRRSGGVSSVLYNSRRFKSAQAKEVKPSVVWGSKKTKRNVRLQLKDIMSNPDIEVQLAPLRAAVQEQGNLVRELKANGAPEIDVKKAVAELKLRKKVLEDKELELTPSVVSFDRSKMEDLLKRRFFYDQSFAIYGGITGQYDFGPMGCALKSNILSLWRQFFSLEEQMLEVDCSILTPEPVLKASGHVDRFADLMVKDCKTGECFRLDHLIKNALEKLSREKTATAQLKAECEDIVIKLDGMNKQEMADVLTKYNIKSPLTGNDLTEPIEFNLMFATQIGPTGLVKGFLRPETAQGIFVNFKRLLEFNQGKLPFAVAQIGNSFRNEISPRSGLIRVREFTMAEIEHFCDPSQKDHPKFENVAATQMTLYSACNQMDGKSAQKITIGDAVKSGLVANETLGYYMARIHQFLLTIGIKSECLRFRQHMSNEMAHYACDCWDAECLTSYGWVECVGCADRSAYDLGQHMAATGVRLVAEKRLPAPKTIEVSEIVPNKQALGKTFKKDAKTITDALAKLSLDDVKGVEQQLNDTKEYTLNTAEGASFKLTADTIAVKHSSKTVHVEEIIPSVVEPSFGIGRIMYALLEQNFLCRDGDEQRCYFTLPSVVAPLKCSILPLSNNQEFQPYTRQLSSALTKAELSHKVDDSSGSIGRRYARTDEIAIPFGITVDFDTLKEPHTVTLRDRNSMKQVRMDISEVVEVVKDLSTGKLEWAQVLAKYPLFEQQEATTK